Sequence from the Phragmites australis chromosome 6, lpPhrAust1.1, whole genome shotgun sequence genome:
GTGGAAGAGTCATCGTATGCAGATAAACAATCAGTTTTTGTGGCTAACCCTGTTTTTCTAGGACATGATCATGTGCATACATATCCTTATGAGGCTCCAGCTCCTGGCTTGCCTCCCCGCACTCCTAGCTCCCCTCCACGAGCCGATCGTGGCACCCTCTCGCCCGCCTCATCACCTGGTTCTCCAGCTGCGGGCATCGACTCACCAGCCAGTCCATCAGCCCTCAGCTCCCTCGATGCATGCCAGCCGCATGGCCCTAGTCCATTGCATGGCGCTGTAGCGGACATCCCAGATGGCCCCGATCCTGCGCATGCTGAACTGGCCAAGGCAGGCGTTCGGATTCGGCTGTGTGATGGGATTCACGCCCTTCGCATCCTCATGGATGGCATGATCTTCTACGACCCCACTAAATGTGCCTTTGTCACTGTCACCGAGCCATCAACTGTCGTTGATGCCATGGTCACTCCAGAATGGCATGACACCATGGCTTTGGAGCATGTCACTCTTCTTCAGAACGAAACATGGAGTCTCTTTCCTCCCCGTCCCGTCCAGAACGTCATCGGCTGCAAATGGATTTACAAGGTGAAGCAGAAACTGAATGGCACAGTTGATCGCTATAAGGCTCGCCTCATCGCCAAGGGCTTCACTCAACGCTTCGGTTTTGACTATGGCTACACCTTTAGTCCCGTGGTGAAACCTGTAATGATCCGGCTCATTCTCTCTCTTGTGGTGTCCAACTCTTGGAACTTGCGTCAAGTGGATATCCAGAATGCCTTTCTGCACGGGGAGATTGAGGAAGAAGTATACATGCACCAGCCGCGTGGATATGTTGATCCAGATCGACGACACTTTGTTTGTAGGCTTCACAAGTCTCTCTACGGGTTAAAGCAGGCTCCGCGAGCATGGTACTCCACACTCAGTAAAAAGCTTCATAATTTGGGTTTTGTCCGGTCTATTGCCGACACCTCGCTGTTTGTGTTCCAGCAAGAGAAGGTGaccatacacacacacacacacacacacacacacacacacacacacacacacacacacacacacacacacacacacacacacacacacacacacacacacacacacacacacacttatCTACGTGAATGACATCATTATTGCAAGCCCATATCCCCAAGCTAATGAGAAGCTCATCATGAAGCTCCGAGATGCCTTTGCAGTGAAGAACTTGGGTGCACTCAGTTATTTCCTTGGCATGGAGGTTCAGCCGCACTCAGATGGATTGGTTCTTACCCAGACCAAGTACGCCACTGATCTCCTTAAGAGGGTCAACATGCAGACATGCAAGTCCATCTCCACACCCATGTCAAGCACTGATAGATTGAGCAGGACGTCCGAAACTCCTTCTTTGCTGATGATACAGTCAAGTACCGCAACACCATCAGAGCGTTGCAGTCGATGGCTTTGTTGTTAACAAACTCTGCTAGTTTCTCCAAGAACCAACCGATGTACATTGGGCTGCAGCTAAGCGGGTTCCTCGGTATATTCAGGGCACCCTATTGCTTGGACTACTGGTAACCGGTCACCATCAACTGAGCTTAGTGTGTTTTCCGATGCTGATTGGGCTGGCTATCCAGATGATCGTCGCTCGACTGGTGGCTATGCCATTTTTCTTGGCCCAAAACTGATCTCCTGGAGCGCGCGGAAGCAACCTACAATGTTCAGGTCTATTACGGAGGCGGACTATAAGGCAATTGCTAATGCAACTGTAGAACTTGTTTGGGTGCAGTCGGTGTTAGAAGAGTTGCGCATTTTCCAGGCCAAGGCACCTACTCTATGGTTGCAACAACCTTGGAGCTACCTTCCTCTTGGTGAATCCAGTGTTACATGTGAGAACTATACATATCGAGATTGATTTTCACTTTGTGCGAGAGAAGGTAGCAACCGGCACGCTTCAGGTTCGGATATATTTACAAAGGCTCTACCAAGAGAACCCTTCGACAAGTTGAAGTATGATCTTAACTTGGTGACTAGGTTAGATCAGGGGGTTGTTAAACAACGTGGACTCCAAGCCAGTTAGTTAACATATCATGTCttaatcttatttttattgtagTTGGTGACTAGGTTTCTCATCTCtctcatacatatatatatatatatatgtgtgtgtgttgtACGGCATAATACAAACCTATCTATCTCTGTTGATTTTTACTGCAGACAGCGACAAAGCAAGCAGCCGATGGGTCGATGCGTTGGCCACGTGATGCAGCACCCCAAGCCTGTTTAGGCTCAGATCTGACCGACGAGCGGAGCACTATCTTAATTCACCGGGAGTTGGTTAAAGAATCGATTAATCGGCTAGCCGGCTAGGATCGATCGAGTTGTTTACTGATCCCCAAACGGGTTCCTCAGCTTGCTGCAGAGAGTGGCAGAGGGAATGTTCGTTCCGATGAGAGCAGTACGCCATCCATCCATTAACCTCCCAATAATTTGATCAGATGATCAGATCCCATCATTTTTAAGATCGATCGATCTGAAGAATCATCCACCATGCGCAGAGGTGTAATAGCCCCAAGAGGAAACGGCCGCGAAGCTTCCCGGGTTGTGCGAGACACATGCGCCTTGTCGTATTGGCCGCAACGACTTTTAGCCCTGCCTCACCTAGTCACCTACTTCGGTTCGCGAATCCTAGCTTAACTGTAAGCTATCACTTCGCCCAAATTTGTTAACGCAGGTGATTTTATGTATACGGGCCATAGCTGTTTGATGTACGTGTTGGGTTCATGCACCGCCTCATCGGTCACCGATGGACCCATGTCCATGTAGTAGGTGTCGCCCCACCGTTGGCACGTGCACCATGGTACTGCTACCTACGCGCGATCGCTGACAGGGACAGCCGCATGCAGACGCGTCGGTTACATCGTACACGAGTTGATCCGCCGTGCCGTGGGCTATCCCGTTTCACCGCGCGCTCGTTCCCGCGCACGCCGGGCAGGACGCCCAACTCGGACATGCCATGTCGCCACGATCCCATGCGCGCTCTCGTGCTCTAACCAGATGGACGCGCACGCCTTTCCGCTCTCGAGGGCTCGAGGTTGTAGTTGTAAAGGCCACCACCCACCGAACGCAGCAACGCGCTGGCGGCCGGCATCGGATCGACCAGCCGCGAGCGCGCAGGTGGCAGGccggcgtggcgtggcgtggcggtGTCGCGCTCGATCGATTGGTTGGCTAGGCTAGCACGACGCGCGCGGCACATGATCGAGCATGAGGCGTGAGGGGGAGGCAGGGGCACACATGACGCACCGGCTAGCGAACTGCCTGCCGGAAACCGCGGTGTCTCGCCACAGCCAGCGGCCAGCCTCGTTGGCTCGGAATGTGCGCGCGACGGATGGGAGATGGTGGAGCACGTGAGAGCTAGGTGAGCTAGCCTAGCTAGCTCTCTCTTTTCGTTCGCCTCTCTGCACTCTTTTGTATGGACCCGGATTCTCTGCATTAATAcatcattaatgcagaggatcacTGCTTATACAGTAAAATGAGTCTGGTGCTACAGTGCTGTGCATTAGTTAACCATATATTGCTGTAGCAACAGTAATCTGGTTCTACATACAGACGTTTTGGTACTGTAGCATTACTGTAGAGTCACTGTAGCATCGAATCTGATGCATCCACTCTGAAATCAACGGCTCGGAGCAGACCTAAATGCACTTTACTGCAGCTACAGTAGCCTCTCTGCAGTTGCCTGTagcaactgcagaggatcccgatccCTTTTGTATCCTTCACCCTTTTGTTTGGTTCAAAAGATAGGGTAGGATGAGAGATGTTATTCttgtttctttatttattaAGAGGCGGTAGGGGCAGAATCATCCCTCTTAATATGCTGAATGAGGCTATTTCTCTAAATCGGTAAGATAAAATCATTCATATTTACTAATCATACTCATTAGTAAAATGGTTAGTGATATTAGTATATttgtattacttattagtatatattactATGAGCTTAGATTTTGTAAAGGTTAATGTGCTAATTCGTGgtaattaatgagctaattagagtatgattaggGTTGATTAGCATATTTTATTCTTAATTAGTAATGACTATGATAAAAGTAATATTAATACGCGTCAGTGCATATTGATTAGTATATtattaaaattaaaagatataattaaTTGATGATTCTCGTCACCATCCGTCCttgttcctttaaaaaaaagcaaTTGGATCCGTTGATTATATATTATCCTTTGTGACGCAATTAGCGGTGGTAATCTCCGCTGTCTCATCAAACGCTGGCCGTTCATATATGTCAGAACTCAGAACTCCCGGAAATGTCTTACTTCGCCGACATGCTTGTAACTCTGCGTGGATAACACGCTAAGGCCTTCACATCTCCTTGATGTTTATGTTGcatcggagagagagagagtgagtaaACTTTTGAAGATACTCCAtgtttcaaaagaaaagaaaatatagaaGACACAGCCAGACAGGGCAGGCAGGTTTACCTCCCATTTTTCTCCCCCTGGCTCTTCTACCTGACTATAATAAGCTCAGCGGAGTCGACAGCCGAATTCGCCACATTCCGTCGGTACTAGAAGGCAGCAAGATCCAGACACCATCTTTCTGCTGCAGCGGCAGCCTTGGCAGGCGCCAGAGATCTCTCGGTTCCCGTGTCCGCATGCCAATGCAGCTCTTCCAAGGTACCATGTCAGAAACTTCGCCGTCTTCTTCGCTCGTTGCTCTCTTGCTGTCGCCGCTCAACTAgcctcttctctcttttttttttctctattccGTTGAAGCTGACGGCTGTGCTGTGCCCGTAATTTGCAGGAGAGAAGCCGGCGCATGATTTCCTCTCGCTCCACACCGGAGGAGGCTCTTCGTCGCCGGTTCAGCTCCAGGACACGCAGCATTCCACCCAAGGTAAGCGTCATGGTTCAGAATTCTGGCCGGAACTTCAGGCACCTTTCATGTCCAAAGCACCAGTGCGACCTGCGTCTTGCTGTCCGCGCAGATGACAGGGTTGTATTGTATGCATCAACTTGCTAACCCATGTAATTTCACTGCAGTTGTAGCATACGATTTGGGAGTGCACAATTCCCTAAAGCCCCTCAAACTGGCCAAGCAgcgtggcggcggcgacggagcGATCGGCATGGCATCGTCGGGTTTGGAGGTGGACTTGGAGGAGCATGTCCTACCGGGTGGCGTCGAGACCTTCAGCATCAGTCAGGTGCCATCTGCTCAGTCCAGGGGAGAAGTCGCAAGCCATGGCATCGCTAGGGGTGCGTTTGCTCCTGTCCTTCATGGCTCCAGAACGGAAGGTACACATGGCACAGAATCTGGAACCAGGGCTCACAGTGGTCCGTCCACAATGTGGCAAGATTCAGGCATTGATCAAAGATCCAGAGGTAAGAGAGAGTGCACAGATAGATAGCTTTTTCATCGAGGAGTAAACTACATGGGCGTTGTTCTCTAGTATATTATTCCATGTCAGACCCTGATTGCTCAGTATATTCAGCAgcgagaggagagggaagaagcagcgGCAGCAGTGCTGATCAAAGGCCCGGCACTCCGAGATCAAAGCATTCCGCTACCGAGCAGAGGAGAAGGACCAAGATAAATGACAGGCAAGCTCGTTGAGGTCGAAATTCCATTTTAAATTGTATTCGGCAGATCAGAAACTAAAGATTAGCAACAAAGATAGTGAAATCTAGTGAGAGCTCAACAAGTTTTACTCACATCAGGAAATGAACCTGACATAAATAAACAAACGTTACATTATATTCTGTTGCAGAACAATTTATACATGGGATGTGACATGAGAAATGTATTTTGACGAGTATCGGTTAATGCTCTCCTCTAGGCTTGAACTACTTCGGGAACTCCTACCACACGGTGATCAGAAGAGGGACAAAGCCTCTTTCCTTCTCGAGGTAAGCAGAACTTCAACTTTGGCACTGCAGTCCGCCGGTGACCAGAAATCTCATAATTCCCGGTTTAACACTGAACCTATTGGTCCCAATTTTTGGTGCAATATCCTCCTTGTTACTTCTCAATCATTGCATACACATATTAGGAACTAGGAATGAAAAAGAAAGATTTCTAAGTGAAAACGAATCTCAGAAATGGGCGAGATTTGAACCCTGATCAGCGCGTTACAGCACAATATTTTACCATGTGAAACATTTTGCTCGCAGGTCATTGAATACATAAGGTTCTTGCAAGAGAAAGTCCAAAAGTTCGAGTCAGCCAACCCACAAAAGAATCACGAGGATTCCTTCATGCCATGGGTACTAACATAGCCATGTTACCATGTTCATAACAGTATTATACAATAACCATGCATCTGTTTTACCAGAAATGCAAACAAGGTTGCATTGGAATTTTAACATTCTTTTTCTCCATTATTTTTTCTTGCTAGGCAAAAGTTTACTACAGATCATGCTGGAGAAACACAGAGGTagttacacacacacacaaaagaaTAGCATATGAAAGTGCAGTTACCCATGACATATCAATGATAGGTATCTTTCTTTGTCCAGGGAGGAAGATTATCACCTTCCACACAAGGTATGAACAAAGAACAATATGGCTCCAAGCAAATTACAGAGGTACCTACTGCTCTCTTCAGCACACAAAGCGCGAGAGAAACAATTACAACCAACAGTACCCCCCAAAAGGTGGCAACCACAGCACAAAACTGTGCAAGTAAGTTACTTGTTTTCCCTTTCTATTGCTTAATTAAGTTACTTGTTTTCCCTTTCTATTGCTTAATCACCTTTCTCTCACCACGGTTCATGGTAAGAACTTGAATTACTAATCCTGATGTCTCTAAAATGCAGACATCAGCGCACCTACCAGAAAGCCACCATGGTTGAGCATGTCAACCCCTGATTCAGGCAACGAAACACTAATCGAGAACAAGAGACAATGTCTTCACGAGGACACTCGCAGTATTTCTAATGCTTACTCTCAAGGGTTTGTTCCTAAACTATTGTTGCTTTACCCAATTATAAGTTAGCTATATCTGTATAATAAACCACAGTTTTTATTTGTGACAGGATATTAACTAGATTGACAGAAGCTCTAAAAACGTCAGGAGTAGATCCATCTCAAGCTAATATATCTGTAGAGATTAATATGGGCAGAAGAGAAACAGTACATAGTGACATACATGGCGATTCAAAGGTAATAACGATGTATGAAGTACATGGACAAGTGAACATTTACAATGTTCCTAGGTTTATGTCATGGCTTACTCACGATTAGTCATTTATTTACCACTTCTTTTCTGCTCACTTTACAGGTTAATGAAGGTGAAGACTCTACTCATGTGGCCAAGAGGCTCCTGTGTGAAAGAAGCTAGATCTCAATTTCAAACTAGAAAATTCATACATCGCCAAGTCCAGACCAGGACTTCATAGAAGCAAACCACAATTGATGCAATTCTTTTATTTATATTGCAATCACATTTACTGACCTAAGCTTCCATTTGGATACGAAGGAAGCTGCTTAGGGGAGGGTAGTGAGAAACCTCCCTGATTCATTCATTTCTCATCTGTAAATGCAATTCAGATTGTTCAACAGTGTATATGAGTTGCTCTCTCAAATTTCTTAATTCAACAAATATGGTCGTACACTAGGTTGAAATGTCATTGTATCAACCTTCCGcaattcatccaattcaatcggTAGCTAGAACTATAGACAGCAAATGTAAACTATACTACTGAACTTGCGATTCCCAAGCATCATTGGACAGTTGAGATTTGTGTGCATATCACCAGATCCCCTTTCCCTTTTCACCAGCAAGATTCGACGGAACTCACATCACCTGGCGCTCAGCTGCATCAGCGACGATGGGCAGCCTTGGCGTCTTCCCGAGCAGGCACGCGCCCCCGCCGTACACCAAGCAGACGAGCAGGAACAGGAATACGGTGTTCTCCATGCTCTGGAAGATCTCGAACCCAACCCCGCCGCCTGTGGAGGGCGCGAATGACTGCGCGAGCAGGTCGGGGAAGATGAGCAGCACGTCGAGCGCGACGGCCTGCATGGCGTTGAAGCGGACGAATCGGGGGAAGGCCTGCTGGTTTCGCACCACGGCGAAATAGAgcgtgaggaagaggaggaagggcgTGAGCGGCGAGGAGTGGAAGAGGCGCGCGGCGGGCGCGAGCGGGCGGAGGAGCGCGCTGAAGAAGGGGAACTGCGCGAGGAGGAAGCGGCCGTGGTGCGCGCCGTCGAGGAACGGGTACAGGTAGGCGCCCGCGGCCACGAGGCGGTCGAGCGCCTCCACCGCGTCGctgttgtcgttgttgttggaGGCGCGCGGCggggcggcgaggaggcggcgagggGTCGCGGTGTGGCCGGTGAGGAAGACCCGCCGGTGCGGGACGCTGAGGAGGTGGGATGGGCTCGCGCGGTGAAGCGGGCTCGGGgacgagaggaggagcagcgaaACGGCGGATGCCATGGGGGCCGCGTTTCGGTTGGGTAATCCGCTGCTCGGCGCGCGTGGGGTGTGGAGATTTTTGGGGGTTCTGGGGCTGCGGCGCGCGGCAGGCGAGGCGTTTGGGTGGGGGGTAGTAGCGCCGCGCGGGCGCGGGTGCGGGTGCTGGTGCTGCCTCCTCCGCGCGGGTGCGGAGTGGAGATTTTTGTGGAGTTCGTTCCGGGGGATGTGGCCGAGTGGGAGGCGAGGAGATTGGTTGGTGGTGCAGTGCGGCCGTGCTCGTGTGCTACTGCCTCTGCCGCCGTGCCGCGGCGTGGTGGACTGGTGGGGAGGACGGTCAGGTGCCGTGCCGCGCGGGGAATATCACGTGGGCCGCCTTGTAGCGTGTATCGCGGACTCGTTATCGTGTGGTTTGGTTCGGCTGGATCGTGTGGATGGGTCTTGGGCTTTCTTTGTGTGGCCAGGCCGCGTCCATTAGGGGATGCCGGATCGTGTTGGAGGCCCAAACTTGGTAGGCCGGCGTTCCGGTTCACCCAGATCTGGGAAGGTGAAGATTGTTAATGGGCTAGGAGGTGAGGCCTTGCCAACAGTGGCTGGGCGAAAACGCTTCGATTTTCGTCAGTTGATAACGATGGTGTTGCCAGCCCATAACaagtttctttttcttctttgtagtGGCAGCCATAACAAGTTTTAGCGCTACCACTCAATGTACCAACGACGCGACACTACACTAAACGAGCAACGAATGTATGTTGATTCACGCACGAAAGATGTTGAACTGGACTACCGAAGTAGCTGGGTCGCTCCATTTCATTCCTCATGACTACCTAGCTCCGTGTTTGCGTAACAGGGTTGCCCGTGTGTTTGTTTTACCGGCAGCACCATAGCAGAGGCGGTGACGTTCGTGCATCGGATCTGATAATTCACCATGGACACAGCTCCCACTGACGCAACCACAAGTCCACCAGTCTCCTGGCAGTATAGTGCACTCCCAAGATTGCTCTTGCATCAAGGTTAATCCTCCATCTTAATCACCACTGAAAGCAAGGCGCACGAACTCGCAAGCTAGCGAATGTACTCCACCTCCTGGCGCTTCAATGCCCCTAGGGATCGGATGCACGTTGACCAACACAGTGCACGACGTACGCAAAACGCATCGCCTGCAGAATCGAGAAGACGAGGCATTCAACAAACATCGCGATGCCATCACGAGATTGAGGCAGAGGCGACGGCAAAACGGGGGAGGGGTTAGGTTGAGGCAAAAATGACGTTGCATCTCATCGAAATGGGAGCGCAGGAAAACGGGAACTAATCGAGCAACCCGAGGCCAGATCTGTCCAGCGATGCAGGTGTCCTGCAATAAGACAATGGCGTAGCACGTCTAGTCAACCTCCCAGTCTCCCAGAACTGCTCGAGCATCAAGGCTAATCCTATATTAATCATCACTGAAAACAAAGAAGCACGTTAACAAGCGGATATGCTTGGAGGCTGTAAAAGCTTTCGCGGACTGGAGAAGATGGACAAGTTATCAAGAATCACGGGGCACTGTTGTGTTATCAAAATGTTGGCACATCTATGCTTTTCTGATCCTAACGATTCCTTCCTTACAAAGATCACTCCTATGGGACTTACACCATCCATACATGAATAAGCAGCTCTGCATTTGTTGGTGTAGTCAGCAGATTTGCCTCTCCATTCCAGTATAATGTCTACCTATGTACTACCAGCTACATTCAAGTCGGGTATCCGTCCTTTCTTGACCCTGTCACAGGCCTTCTCCATGGCTCTCAACTACTAGCAAATACTAGCATATTAGCATGCCTCTTCAATTGAGGGGCTCGGAAGAAAAGATGGATCATCTTCTAGGTTCAGCCATGCCAAGTTACAGAAAGAATGATAAGAGTGCTGACAAGATCACGATGTTCGCAACAGATTGGGATCTCGCGTGCATTCTTGAGGGTTGGCGTAGAAGTAGTCCTCTTCCTTGGGTCTGTCAGGGATCACTGTCCTAGCTGCCGCTGATCCCATCCGGTTTTCATGGACGCCCTTGATCAATGAAGAGAACTCATCCCACCGCAAAGATCCACTATTATACTGATCTACCAGCTCAACAGTGAGTTTTCGATCCAGCAGGATTGTTTTCTTGAAGCCCATGTACCTGTATCAGCAAATGGTACTCGACATGTTACTCAGTTTCTACAAGTAAATAATGCAGAAAAACGGAGTGCAAAACTTGATCAAATCTAATATGCTAGTCATTCATGATGGTATACACTAAGCTGAGATAATAGATACCTGCGATGGCCTTCCACAACTTTAGCCATGTTGCCATCATATGTTGGAACAAATATATCACTTTCCAGTGATACCAAGTAATCCAGTGCTGCCATTTGTGATGAATGGTTCTGAAAGAGCATGAGATCAGAAGGTTCCAAAAGTGTCTCTTTTCGCACCTACACATCAATGTCAGAACAACAGGCATCAGCGGAAAATGGAAAATAGACACTGATTAATGACAGCATAATACATCAGTGTTAGCATCGATGTATGTAACCATTTCCCATACCACGTTAGGATAAGCTGAAGTAAGAGAAGCCATTCTGCGTTTTCCACCATATATCTCTCCAGCTGCTATATATATTTGCATACTTCTGTCAATATCCAAAGCTCTAAGGACAAGAGCAATCTCCTCTGGCGTCAAAGGGCAAAGGCCATCTTTTCTTTTCGCAATAGAGTTTATTACTTTCTCTTTCCACCATGGGTAAGCATACCTGAAGTTTCAGTAACCCCACTGTCAGTATCTGAAACATGATGTACTTTTACAAGACCTTAAAGGATCTGTGTGAACCAAGTAGTGGAATAAATGGTAAGCGCGAGAATTTTACCTCATTCTTGTAAGCTCCTTGGCTTCTTTAGGAGTGCAACCTTCAGTACAGCCAGAGAAAGCaagcatatccatctcataTCGTAAATGAAGAACCAAGAAGGGGCCATTTTGGCGGAGCATTCTAATTACTCGCCTGCCTAACTCCTCAATTTGGGACGTAAATTTGAGTGCAGCATAATTCACCCGGCAACGCAATCTCTGGATCTCCAGAGGTAGACCATTATTTGCCAGCCTAGCATCAGTTCTATTCAGATGGAGAACCTTGTATTTCCGAATCAAAGGAAGAATCTGTACAGGATAAAAGACCAATCAGCCTCTTCACCAAATGGTAATGTATTATGGAGTACAGAGAAAGGACACATAAAATCAGACATCTCTGACCTGCTTATGGTAATAGGAGATATCGGACCAACTAATAGGAGGCATTGAGTGAAACCTTCCTAATTCCACTCTTCGCTTTACCCTCGGTGGCAGTTCTCTAAGTATACGAACCTCGTCTCTAAGAGAGGTTATAAAATGTTCAACATCGAATATATCCTGAAATTCACTGCAACAAATAGAAAAAAGGAGGTTTGCATTTGCATAAGTATATTGTCACAAAGAAAGCATAAAATCCACTAATGATTCAATAAATAAACCGGGAAAAGAAACATTATATCATAACAGCAAACACACCTCGGGTCATTCCAAAATGATGTCTTATCTAACTCGGGCACTATTAAAGTCACATTCAAATATCTTgcaatgacaaccatatcacaTATCTGTTTCAGCAGGGAAAAGAGATGGATGCTTAACGTTCGATGCTTCAAAGCATTGTCTGAAAGAAAATTAGCAATGACTAAATGGAGAGATTTTAAGATGCTTACAGCGGCCCGCATTTGGTTAAGCCCACCATTGCATGAAACCATCAAATAACCATTGTTTCTATAAATTCCTAAAAGAAAAATGAACAAAAAAAGATTAGGCAAATTAAGAGGAACTGAATCACATGGTGCAATGCACATCAAGCAAGGCTTTATCCTACAATACTGCTTATATTGTGACGTAGATGAGCCTCACTGACCTTGGTAATCATACAATCCATTCAATTTATATTCTGTGAGGAGGTGAAAGCTATTCTGTTCATTATCAAACAAAAATGTACAATATCTATGCTCTTAA
This genomic interval carries:
- the LOC133921328 gene encoding protein TIC 20-v, chloroplastic-like translates to MASAVSLLLLSSPSPLHRASPSHLLSVPHRRVFLTGHTATPRRLLAAPPRASNNNDNSDAVEALDRLVAAGAYLYPFLDGAHHGRFLLAQFPFFSALLRPLAPAARLFHSSPLTPFLLFLTLYFAVVRNQQAFPRFVRFNAMQAVALDVLLIFPDLLAQSFAPSTGGGVGFEIFQSMENTVFLFLLVCLVYGGGACLLGKTPRLPIVADAAERQVM
- the LOC133921327 gene encoding transcription factor BIM2-like isoform X2, producing MFQKKRKYRRHSQTGQAGLPPIFLPLALLPDYNKLSGVDSRIRHIPSVLEGSKIQTPSFCCSGSLGRRQRSLGSRVRMPMQLFQGEKPAHDFLSLHTGGGSSSPVQLQDTQHSTQVVAYDLGVHNSLKPLKLAKQRGGGDGAIGMASSGLEVDLEEHVLPGGVETFSISQVPSAQSRGEVASHGIARGAFAPVLHGSRTEGTHGTESGTRAHSGPSTMWQDSGIDQRSRARGEGRSSGSSADQRPGTPRSKHSATEQRRRTKINDRLELLRELLPHGDQKRDKASFLLEVIEYIRFLQEKVQKFESANPQKNHEDSFMPWAKVYYRSCWRNTEGGRLSPSTQGMNKEQYGSKQITEVPTALFSTQSARETITTNSTPQKVATTAQNCANISAPTRKPPWLSMSTPDSGNETLIENKRQCLHEDTRSISNAYSQGILTRLTEALKTSGVDPSQANISVEINMGRRETVHSDIHGDSKVNEGEDSTHVAKRLLCERS
- the LOC133921329 gene encoding rhamnogalacturonan I rhamnosyltransferase 1-like, coding for MVCKAAMGIKAADKLRCPSVAAVARSRLTPWMLRATMTVVLWTCVLQFMAAGNTWGPRVLKGWPSCRTAREAAAVTTTRLAMPDPVVEKTALPPKRIYRNNGYLMVSCNGGLNQMRAAICDMVVIARYLNVTLIVPELDKTSFWNDPSEFQDIFDVEHFITSLRDEVRILRELPPRVKRRVELGRFHSMPPISWSDISYYHKQILPLIRKYKVLHLNRTDARLANNGLPLEIQRLRCRVNYAALKFTSQIEELGRRVIRMLRQNGPFLVLHLRYEMDMLAFSGCTEGCTPKEAKELTRMRYAYPWWKEKVINSIAKRKDGLCPLTPEEIALVLRALDIDRSMQIYIAAGEIYGGKRRMASLTSAYPNVVRKETLLEPSDLMLFQNHSSQMAALDYLVSLESDIFVPTYDGNMAKVVEGHRRYMGFKKTILLDRKLTVELVDQYNSGSLRWDEFSSLIKGVHENRMGSAAARTVIPDRPKEEDYFYANPQECTRDPNLLRTS
- the LOC133921327 gene encoding transcription factor BIM2-like isoform X1 — translated: MFQKKRKYRRHSQTGQAGLPPIFLPLALLPDYNKLSGVDSRIRHIPSVLEGSKIQTPSFCCSGSLGRRQRSLGSRVRMPMQLFQGEKPAHDFLSLHTGGGSSSPVQLQDTQHSTQVVAYDLGVHNSLKPLKLAKQRGGGDGAIGMASSGLEVDLEEHVLPGGVETFSISQVPSAQSRGEVASHGIARGAFAPVLHGSRTEGTHGTESGTRAHSGPSTMWQDSGIDQRSRAARGEGRSSGSSADQRPGTPRSKHSATEQRRRTKINDRLELLRELLPHGDQKRDKASFLLEVIEYIRFLQEKVQKFESANPQKNHEDSFMPWAKVYYRSCWRNTEGGRLSPSTQGMNKEQYGSKQITEVPTALFSTQSARETITTNSTPQKVATTAQNCANISAPTRKPPWLSMSTPDSGNETLIENKRQCLHEDTRSISNAYSQGILTRLTEALKTSGVDPSQANISVEINMGRRETVHSDIHGDSKVNEGEDSTHVAKRLLCERS